In the Leifsonia sp. 466MF genome, one interval contains:
- a CDS encoding dihydrofolate reductase family protein, with protein sequence MRRLIVTEFMTLDGVVEAPGGEPTHRHSGWTIPFSSDDLRAFKLQEVLEAESLLLGRRTYEQFAEAWPPRDGEFADKMNGMPKAVATSRPAELAWNATALEAPVRASVQSLKDGDGGPLLVAGSASLVRSLLVWGLVDELRLLVYPVMVGGGIRIFPDDREKWTFELTELRRFESGAVLHTYRLAGS encoded by the coding sequence ATGCGGCGGCTCATCGTGACCGAGTTCATGACGCTCGACGGAGTGGTCGAGGCTCCCGGCGGCGAGCCCACCCACCGCCATTCGGGATGGACGATCCCGTTCAGCTCCGACGACCTCCGCGCGTTCAAGCTGCAGGAGGTGCTGGAGGCCGAATCCCTGCTCCTCGGCCGGCGCACGTACGAGCAGTTCGCGGAGGCGTGGCCCCCGCGCGACGGCGAGTTCGCCGACAAGATGAACGGCATGCCCAAAGCCGTCGCCACCTCGCGGCCGGCCGAGCTGGCCTGGAACGCGACCGCCCTCGAGGCGCCCGTCCGCGCATCCGTCCAGTCGCTGAAGGACGGCGACGGCGGCCCTCTGCTCGTCGCCGGCAGCGCATCCCTCGTCCGCTCCCTGCTCGTCTGGGGGCTCGTCGACGAGCTGCGGCTGCTCGTCTATCCGGTGATGGTGGGCGGCGGCATCCGGATCTTCCCCGACGACCGCGAGAAGTGGACGTTCGAGCTCACCGAGCTGCGTCGGTTCGAGTCCGGGGCGGTCCTCCACACGTACCGGCTGGCCGGGAGCTGA
- the recQ gene encoding DNA helicase RecQ, which translates to MSFTDGWIPDDRDAPPLDEEPPMPEFGDPYTGAPWPGEEPAGGGAASGVAVRTAPVVRSTPPRFASAGEALRTVFGYEEFRGQQQAIIERVAAGGDAVVLMPTGGGKSLCYQIPSLLREGTGVVVSPLIALMQDQVDALTAVGVRAAFLNSTQDAAARSAVERAYLSGELDVLYVAPERLSSESTKRFLERGSIALFAIDEAHCVSQWGHDFRPDYLALSELADRWPDVPRIALTATATEATHKELTSRLKLEGAEHFVSDFDRPNIQYRIVPKVEPRKQLLDFITSEHPGDAGIVYALSRASVEKTAEFLSSHGLTALPYHAGLEASRRAQTQSRFLREEGVIVVATIAFGMGIDKPDVRFVAHIDLPKSVEGYYQETGRAGRDGLPSTAWLAYGLQDVVQQRRMIDDSPGDLAHRRRMTQHLDAMLALCETVQCRRIDLLGYFGQPSGPCGNCDTCLTPPESWDGTVPAQKLLSTVVRLQRERNQRFGAGHLIDILRGKRTPRVEQYGHDRLSTWAIGDDLSESQWRGVIRQLIAKEMLKPEGEYGVLTITPASAEVLAGTRPVVLRREPDRPERAPRASRSTASADLAAADQPLFEALRSWRAGQAREQGVPAYIVFGDATLRAVASARPASLSDLDGITGIGAKKREAYGEALLAVVASA; encoded by the coding sequence ATGAGCTTCACCGACGGCTGGATCCCCGACGACAGGGATGCCCCTCCCCTCGACGAGGAGCCGCCGATGCCCGAGTTCGGCGACCCGTACACGGGTGCACCGTGGCCGGGGGAGGAGCCTGCCGGGGGTGGCGCCGCCTCGGGTGTTGCTGTGCGCACCGCACCCGTCGTCCGCTCGACGCCGCCGCGGTTCGCGTCCGCCGGCGAGGCCTTGCGCACGGTGTTCGGGTACGAGGAGTTCCGCGGGCAGCAGCAGGCGATCATCGAGCGCGTGGCCGCGGGCGGCGACGCCGTCGTCCTGATGCCGACCGGTGGCGGCAAGAGCCTCTGCTATCAGATCCCGTCGCTGCTGCGCGAGGGCACCGGCGTGGTCGTCTCCCCGCTCATCGCCCTGATGCAGGACCAGGTGGATGCGCTCACCGCGGTCGGCGTGCGCGCGGCCTTTCTCAACTCGACGCAGGATGCTGCGGCGCGATCCGCGGTCGAGCGCGCGTACCTGTCGGGCGAGCTCGACGTGCTGTACGTCGCGCCGGAGCGGCTGTCGTCGGAGTCGACGAAGCGGTTCCTCGAGCGCGGCAGCATCGCGCTGTTCGCCATCGACGAGGCTCACTGCGTGTCCCAGTGGGGGCACGACTTCCGCCCGGACTACCTCGCGCTCTCCGAGCTCGCCGACCGCTGGCCGGACGTCCCGCGCATCGCCCTGACCGCGACGGCGACGGAGGCGACGCACAAAGAGCTCACGTCCCGCCTGAAGCTGGAGGGCGCTGAGCACTTCGTCTCCGACTTCGACCGGCCCAACATCCAGTACCGCATCGTGCCGAAGGTCGAGCCACGCAAGCAGCTGCTCGACTTCATCACCAGCGAGCACCCCGGCGACGCGGGCATCGTCTACGCCCTGTCGCGGGCGTCCGTCGAGAAGACGGCGGAGTTCCTGTCGTCGCACGGGCTCACGGCGCTGCCGTATCACGCCGGGCTCGAGGCGTCCCGTCGCGCGCAGACGCAATCGCGGTTCTTGCGCGAAGAGGGCGTGATCGTCGTCGCCACCATCGCCTTCGGCATGGGGATCGACAAGCCGGATGTGAGGTTCGTCGCCCACATCGACCTGCCCAAGTCGGTCGAGGGCTACTACCAGGAGACCGGTCGTGCCGGGCGCGACGGCCTCCCCTCGACGGCGTGGCTCGCCTACGGCCTGCAAGACGTCGTGCAGCAGCGCCGCATGATCGACGACTCCCCGGGCGACCTCGCGCACCGGAGGAGGATGACGCAGCACCTGGATGCAATGCTCGCCCTCTGCGAGACCGTCCAGTGCCGCCGCATCGACCTTCTCGGCTACTTCGGGCAACCGTCCGGCCCGTGCGGCAACTGCGACACCTGCCTGACGCCGCCGGAGAGCTGGGACGGCACGGTGCCGGCGCAGAAGCTGCTCTCGACCGTCGTGCGCCTGCAGCGCGAGCGCAACCAGCGTTTCGGCGCCGGGCACCTGATCGACATCCTCCGCGGCAAGCGCACGCCGCGCGTGGAGCAGTACGGGCACGACCGCCTGTCGACGTGGGCGATCGGCGACGATCTGTCCGAGAGTCAGTGGCGCGGTGTGATCCGCCAGCTGATCGCCAAGGAGATGCTCAAGCCCGAGGGCGAGTACGGCGTGCTCACCATCACGCCGGCGAGCGCCGAGGTGCTTGCCGGCACGCGCCCGGTGGTGCTACGCCGGGAGCCGGACCGTCCCGAGCGCGCGCCGCGCGCATCCCGCAGCACGGCGTCCGCCGACCTCGCCGCCGCCGACCAGCCGCTGTTCGAGGCGCTCCGCAGCTGGCGCGCCGGCCAGGCCCGCGAGCAGGGCGTCCCCGCGTACATCGTCTTCGGCGACGCCACGCTGCGCGCTGTCGCGTCCGCGCGCCCGGCCTCCCTCTCCGACCTCGACGGGATCACCGGCATCGGAGCCAAGAAGCGCGAGGCCTACGGCGAGGCCCTCCTCGCCGTCGTCGCCTCCGCCTGA
- a CDS encoding DapH/DapD/GlmU-related protein, giving the protein MARMIEELEDETGAVIKYKRHVNGRGLVSPSARVAESAYIEPTAYVEADARVGMEAYVGAGSWIDKGATVGDRTFVGANVHIGAGCIVGSGVKIGSGAKLGENAMVGNGARIERDTQVAAGSVIELKGAAAARAALTTPLRSPRPQQRDLRSVRTPRTPRRAA; this is encoded by the coding sequence ATGGCACGAATGATCGAAGAGCTCGAGGACGAGACCGGCGCCGTCATCAAGTACAAGCGTCACGTGAACGGCCGAGGCCTGGTCTCGCCGTCCGCGCGGGTGGCCGAGTCGGCCTACATCGAGCCGACCGCCTACGTGGAGGCCGACGCGCGCGTCGGCATGGAGGCGTACGTCGGAGCCGGCAGCTGGATCGACAAGGGCGCGACGGTGGGCGACCGCACCTTCGTGGGCGCCAACGTCCACATCGGCGCGGGCTGCATCGTCGGCAGCGGAGTGAAGATCGGCAGCGGAGCGAAGCTCGGCGAGAACGCGATGGTCGGCAACGGTGCGCGCATCGAGCGCGACACCCAAGTGGCGGCCGGTTCCGTCATCGAGCTGAAGGGTGCGGCCGCCGCGCGGGCGGCGCTCACCACGCCGCTCCGGTCGCCGCGTCCGCAGCAGCGCGACCTGCGCTCCGTGCGCACGCCGCGCACCCCGCGTCGCGCGGCCTGA